In Brachypodium distachyon strain Bd21 chromosome 2, Brachypodium_distachyon_v3.0, whole genome shotgun sequence, one genomic interval encodes:
- the LOC100824691 gene encoding GDSL esterase/lipase At2g27360: MAFAAGAARLAAAAALVAAVVVMPGPAEGGVCFQRIFSFGDSLTDTGNFVLSVPDDFPDPARSLPYGQTFFGRPSGRYSDGRNLLDFFAEAFGLPYVPPYLGGGDFLNGANFAVGGATALNGSFFRDLGVEPTWTPHSLDEQIQWFKNLLSSIASSESEHRDVMSKSLFLVGEVGGNDYNHLIVRGKSLDELHKLVPNVVGVISSAITELINLGARKLVVPGNFPIGCVPLYLAIFPSQKEGYYNEKTGCIEWLNEFTEYHNRLIQEELDKLRNLHPDVSLIYADYYGATLDIYRAPLQFGFTVPLNSCCGSDAPHNCSPSVMCGNPGSFVCPDPSKYISWDGLHFTEATYKVIIQGVLGSYAFPPLSETCRGGEYKVSQLHQCTENNPTNTVTYDAMSSFI, translated from the exons ATGGCATTCGCCGCCGGGGCAGcgcggctcgccgccgccgccgcccttgtCGCGGCCGTGGTGGTGATGCCGGGGCCGGCGGAGGGAGGGGTGTGCTTCCAGAGGATATTCAGCTTCGGCGACTCGCTCACGGACACTGGCAACTTCGTGCTCTCCGTGCCGGACGACTTCCCGGACCCCGCCAGGAGCCTCCCCTACGGCCAGACCTTCTTCGGCCGCCCGTCCGGCCGCTACTCCGACGGCCGTAACCTCCTCGATTTCTTCG CTGAAGCTTTCGGGCTGCCATACGTGCCACCGTACCTCGGTGGTGGTGACTTCTTGAATGGCGCCAATTTtgcagtcggaggggcaactGCTCTCAACGGCTCGTTCTTTCGAGATCTTGGTGTGGAGCCTACATGGACACCACACTCCCTTGATGAGCAAATCCAATGGTTCAAGAATCTGCTTTCGTCTATCGCTTCGTCAGAGTCCG AACACCGTGATGTGATGTCCAAGTCACTTTTCCTTGTTGGAGAGGTTGGTGGGAATGATTACAACCATCTAATTGTCAGGGGCAAATCTCTTGATGAGCTACACAAGCTTGTTCCTAATGTTGTTGGTGTCATAAGCTCAGCTATCACG GAGCTTATAAATCTTGGAGCAAGGAAATTAGTTGTTCCTGGAAATTTCCCAATAGGATGTGTCCCATTGTATCTAGCAATATTTCCAAGCCAAAAGGAGGGTTATTATAATGAGAAAACAGGGTGCATTGAGTGGCTAAATGAATTCACTGAGTACCACAATAGGTTGATCCAGGAGGAGCTGGACAAACTCAGGAATCTTCACCCTGATGTATCTCTCATTTATGCTGATTATTATGGCGCTACATTGGATATATACCGTGCCCCACTCCAGTTTG GTTTCACTGTCCCGTTGAACTCATGCTGTGGAAGCGATGCACCACATAACTGTTCTCCTTCAGTAATGTGTGGAAACCCTGGATCTTTTGTCTGCCCTGACCCATCAAAGTACATCTCATGGGATGGTCTGCACTTCACCGAGGCGACCTACAAAGTTATTATCCAAGGAGTGCTGGGCTCTTACGCCTTCCCTCCTCTTTCAGAAACTTGTCGGGGCGGAGAGTACAAAGTCTCCCAACTTCATCAATGTACAGAGAATAATCCTACGAACACTGTAACTTACGATGCTATGAGCTCTTTTATTTGA
- the LOC100841123 gene encoding adenylate-forming reductase 06235, with protein sequence MDGQGPLAIKFSSCRGVSFEPKPSPASPFAVDAAACAAEPAASAFSKAGRWLPPPFIRNYSTSTFFTAHSRANSHFCDLDLDDIEDDTEGESCDEDEEMAFASAVDGVSDAPSRSRRSASVKRAKKAAGGHSRLGVILLDQGLFTVYKRLFVLCVALNALGLAFAATGRFPAGRQHAAVFAMGNILALTLCRSEAVLRAVFWLVVALLGRRVVPVAVKTGVTAILQSLGGVHSGCGVSSLAWLAYALAQARRELHVNVNALGVGAAILGLLALSCAAAFPLVRHLHHNVFERTHRFAGWGALALLWAFVVLSARGSHGHGPRATIAVLAKRPELWLAAAITFFTFLPWITVRRVPVTVTAPSTHASIITFRGGVKAGLLGRISRSPLSEWHAFGIVSDDGDTHAMLAGAVGDFTRGLVSDPPSHLWVRGVHFAGLPYLIGMYGRATMVATGSGICVFLSFLMQPSSCAELSLVWVAKGIDANYGEGMSAMVANNKILGGRVVVHDTATMGRPNVAELAVGAARRWSAEVLIVTSNPEGSRDVVTACKKAGIPAFGPIWDS encoded by the coding sequence ATGGATGGGCAAGGGCCCTTGGCGATCAAGTTCTCCAGCTGCCGTGGCGTCTCTTTCGAGCCCAAGCCGTCGCCGGCCAGCCCCTTCGCTGTAGATGCCGCCGCCTGTGCTGCTgagccggcggcgtcggcctTCTCCAAGGCTGGACGATGGTTACCTCCGCCTTTCATCCGCAATTACTCCACCTCGACATTCTTCACGGCGCACAGCCGTGCCAACAGCCACTTCTGCGATCTCGACCTCGACGACATTGAGGACGACACGGAGGGCGAGTCCTgtgacgaggacgaggagatggcCTTTGCCTCGGCAGTTGACGGCGTTTCTGACGCGCCGAGCAGGAGCAGGCGGAGCGCGTCGGTTAAGCGTGCGAAGAAGGCGGCAGGGGGGCACTCGAGGCTCGGGGTCATTCTGCTGGACCAGGGCTTGTTCACCGTGTACAAACGCCTCTTCGTGTTGTGCGTCGCGCTGAACGCGTTGGGGCTCGCTTTCGCGGCCACGGGCCGCTTCCCTGCCGGCAGGCAGCACGCGGCTGTCTTCGCCATGGGCAACATCCTGGCGCTCACGCTGTGCCGCTCCGAGGCCGTGCTCCGGGCAGTCTTCTGGCTCGTCGTGGCGCTCCTCGGCCGGCGGGTAGTGCCGGTGGCGGTGAAGACCGGCGTCACGGCGATCCTCCAGTCCCTCGGCGGCGTCCACAGCGGCTGCGGCGTGTCGTCGCTGGCGTGGCTGGCGTACGCGCTGGCGCAGGCGCGCCGCGAGCTGCACGTGAACGTGAACGCCCTGGGCGTCGGTGCCGCCATCCTCGGCCTCCTCGCGCTCTCGTGCGCGGCCGCGTTCCCGCTCGTgcgccacctccaccacaaCGTGTTCGAGCGCACGCACCGGTTCGCCGGCTGGGGCGCGCTCGCGCTGCTCTGGGCGTTCGTCGTGCTCTCGGCCCGTGGcagccacggccacggcccgCGGGCCACGATCGCTGTCCTCGCTAAGCGCCCGGAGCTATGGCTCGCGGCGGCCATCACCTTCTTCACGTTCCTCCCGTGGATCACGGTGCGCCGCGTCCCCGTCACGGTCACCGCCCCCTCCACGCACGCATCCATCATAACCTTCCGGGGTGGCGTCAAGGCCGGACTGCTGGGCCGCATCAGCCGCTCCCCGCTCTCCGAGTGGCACGCCTTCGGCATCGTCTCGGACGACGGGGACACGCACGCCATGCTggccggcgccgtgggcgaCTTCACCCGAGGCCTCGTGTCCGACCCGCCCAGCCACCTCTGGGTGCGCGGCGTCCACTTCGCCGGGCTTCCCTACCTCATCGGCATGTACGGCCGGGCGACCATGGTCGCCACGGGCTCCGGCATATGCGTCTTCCTCTCGTTCCTGATGCAGCCGAGCTCCTGCGCGGAGCTGTCGCTGGTGTGGGTGGCCAAGGGGATCGACGCCAACTACGGCGAAGGCATGAGCGCGATGGTGGCCAACAACAAGATCCTTGGAGGGCGTGTGGTCGTGCACGACACGGCGACCATGGGGCGGCCGAACGTCGCGGAGCTCGccgtcggcgcggcgcggcggtggagcGCGGAGGTGTTGATTGTGACGAGCAACCCGGAGGGCAGCAGGGACGTCGTGACAGCGTGCAAGAAGGCCGGCATCCCGGCGTTTGGGCCTATCTGGGATTCTTAA